ATGTCCCAGGAGGACTTCCTCAACGTCACCACCCCCAAGATCGTGGCCTCCGGGGCGGAGGGCGGCGCCACCCTGTTCAACGTGGACTACTTCGGAAAACCGGCATATCTGGCACAATCCCCCCAGCTCTACAAGCAGATGCTCATGTCCACCGGCATGGACAGGATCTACGAGATCGGCCCGGCCTTCAGGGCGGAGCACTCCAACACCAACAGGCACGTGACCGAGTTCACCTCCTTCGACGGGGAGATGTGCTGGATCGAGAAGGAGGAGGACGTCATGGAGATGATCGGAAAGGTCGTAGACCACGTCCTCAGAGGTCTCAAGGAGAAGGGCAGGAAACAGCTGGAGATCCTCGGCAAGGACATCAACGTGCCCGAACTCCCCTACCCCATCCTGACATACTCCGAATGCCTGAAGATCGTGCAGGACGCCGGCCTCCCGCTCAAAGAGGGCGACGACCTCGGGACCGACGGAGAGAAGATCGTCGGGGAGTACATGGCGAAACAGGGCAAGGAACTCTACTTCATCGCCGAGTACCCGGAAGAGGCGAAGCCTTTCTACATCATGGAGAAGGACGGTACCCCCTACTCGTTCTCGTTCGACCTCGACTACAAGGGACAGGAGATCTCCTCCGGAGGACAGAGGGAGCACAGGTACGACGTACTCGTGGCGAGGATGCAGAAGAAAGGTCTGGACCCCGATGACTTCGAAGACTATCTGGCCGCCTTCAAGTTCGGCATGCCTCCCCACGGCGGATGGGGGATCGGCGTGGACAGGCTCCTCGAGAAGATGCTCGACCTGCCCAACGTCCGCGAGGCCATCCTCTTCCCGAGGGACCTCAGCAGACTGATGCCTTGAACACCGGATCTCAGATTCGGAAAAAGGAGGGGTTTCCGCTCAGATTCGGTCACCCCTCCCCCTTTCGCTTTTATACCATTCCCGCCACTGCGGTAACATATGGCAGCCCCCGGCGACACTTACGAACGCGAACTGAAATACCTCCTGTCCGGAGACGAGAAAGCGATCGCCAAAATGGTCAAGACCTGTGACGAGACGGAAACGCAGGCCTACGGTTCCATGAAGGACTTCCCTTTCATGGTCATAAGGGCGGCCGGGTCCCTCGGAGTGGACCTCGTGGCCCTCAGATGGGACTTCTCATTCCCCATCGAAGTGAAGAGCTCGGAGAACGACGTTCTGTATATGAGCAAGAATGCCAGACTGGTCGAGCAGGCCAACCGCATGATGGAGGACTGCGACCGCTGCCACATAATCCCGATCTACGCCTACAGACTCAAAGGGGTCAGAGGGGACCCGTGGAGGATATTCACCATGCCGTCCGAAAGCAGACTCCGCGGAAGGGCCGCACTCCTGAAGGAAAGGATCCCCAAACTGGATGTGAGCAAGGGCGGGAACTTCGTCATGAGATGGAACGACGGGATGAAGCTGTCCGAACTGCTGTCGTATGTGGGAATGAGCAACTACGACGACAGGGAGTGAGACGGCCGTCGGCACTCATAGGGCTCATCACGGATCAGCTCGCATTATCCTCATCCGGCACGGTCTCGGAAGTTAATCGGCATCGACCGTTTAATGGTGTCGGAACGATGGTGTCTGGGTCATCCCAGGATGTCCGTCATCCTCTTGACCGGGACGTATGCCTTCTCCTGCACATCGCGGTCCAGGACAATCTCCCCAGTCTCCTTCTCCAGACATTCCAGGACGGACTCGGGACTGATCATCTTCATGGTCATGCACAGGGACTGGTTGGTGAAAT
The nucleotide sequence above comes from Candidatus Methanomethylophilus alvi Mx1201. Encoded proteins:
- the aspS gene encoding aspartate--tRNA(Asn) ligase, with the translated sequence MATVRDSGNISVADGKATVKGWVQDIRNMGGISFLILRDRYGTVQITLPKKKIEPSLFELMTKLPRESVVSVTGEVKESKQTALGLEVIPEACEVYSKAATPLPLGVIDKVNVEMDTRLNNRFMDLRKPEVRAIFELRSMMVDLIKEAMSQEDFLNVTTPKIVASGAEGGATLFNVDYFGKPAYLAQSPQLYKQMLMSTGMDRIYEIGPAFRAEHSNTNRHVTEFTSFDGEMCWIEKEEDVMEMIGKVVDHVLRGLKEKGRKQLEILGKDINVPELPYPILTYSECLKIVQDAGLPLKEGDDLGTDGEKIVGEYMAKQGKELYFIAEYPEEAKPFYIMEKDGTPYSFSFDLDYKGQEISSGGQREHRYDVLVARMQKKGLDPDDFEDYLAAFKFGMPPHGGWGIGVDRLLEKMLDLPNVREAILFPRDLSRLMP
- a CDS encoding PDDEXK family nuclease; this translates as MAAPGDTYERELKYLLSGDEKAIAKMVKTCDETETQAYGSMKDFPFMVIRAAGSLGVDLVALRWDFSFPIEVKSSENDVLYMSKNARLVEQANRMMEDCDRCHIIPIYAYRLKGVRGDPWRIFTMPSESRLRGRAALLKERIPKLDVSKGGNFVMRWNDGMKLSELLSYVGMSNYDDRE